The Hymenobacter baengnokdamensis genome includes a region encoding these proteins:
- the folK gene encoding 2-amino-4-hydroxy-6-hydroxymethyldihydropteridine diphosphokinase produces MPTLAYLLLGSNLGDRAARLAQARHDLAATAGRLVAASALYETAAWGLTDQPAFLNQVLAIETDLAAPTLLAACLAAEQQQGRERQVRWAARTLDVDILLFGQEILATPTLTVPHPALPARRFALVPLAELAPQLRHPQLHQTISELLSACTDPLPVQRITA; encoded by the coding sequence TTGCCAACGCTAGCCTATCTGCTGCTGGGCAGCAACCTCGGCGACCGGGCCGCCCGCCTGGCGCAGGCCCGCCACGACCTGGCGGCCACCGCGGGCCGCCTCGTGGCCGCCTCGGCGCTCTACGAAACGGCCGCCTGGGGCCTGACCGACCAGCCGGCCTTTCTCAACCAGGTGCTGGCCATCGAAACCGACCTGGCGGCCCCTACCCTGCTGGCCGCCTGCCTCGCCGCCGAGCAGCAGCAGGGCCGCGAGCGGCAGGTACGCTGGGCCGCCCGCACCCTGGACGTGGATATTCTGCTCTTCGGGCAGGAAATACTGGCAACGCCGACCCTCACCGTGCCGCACCCGGCGCTGCCGGCCCGCCGCTTTGCCCTGGTGCCCCTGGCCGAGCTGGCCCCGCAGCTCCGGCACCCGCAGCTGCACCAAACCATCAGCGAGTTGCTTTCCGCGTGTACTGACCCGTTGCCCGTACAACGAATTACTGCATAG
- a CDS encoding helix-turn-helix domain-containing protein, with amino-acid sequence MQAYSIDLRERVVAAYATGEVTIGQVASRFAVSISFVDKLLKRQRTRGSVAALPHRGGPAPRLQEADRQRLVACVAAQPDATLAELRQQLVAAGSPAVGQTVRWQTLQQLDLRRKKRVCTPPSATPSG; translated from the coding sequence ATGCAAGCGTATTCCATTGATTTGCGTGAGCGCGTCGTGGCCGCCTACGCGACCGGGGAGGTCACGATTGGCCAGGTAGCCAGCCGCTTTGCCGTTTCCATTTCGTTCGTAGATAAGCTACTCAAACGCCAGCGCACGCGCGGCTCGGTCGCGGCGCTGCCCCACCGGGGCGGGCCCGCACCCCGCCTGCAAGAAGCGGACCGCCAGCGCCTGGTGGCTTGCGTAGCTGCCCAGCCCGACGCGACGCTGGCCGAGTTGCGCCAGCAGCTGGTGGCCGCCGGTAGCCCCGCCGTGGGGCAGACCGTGCGCTGGCAGACGTTGCAACAACTCGATTTACGGCGCAAAAAAAGAGTCTGCACGCCGCCGAGCGCGACACCGAGCGGGTGA
- a CDS encoding alpha/beta hydrolase family protein produces the protein MLRTVEFLLTGRAHGRPFAADATWQPTGHPQPVVVFVHGFKGFKDWGHFGLLARFFAEKGFVFVKLNLSHNGVVVGGTGDLEDLEAFGRNNFSLELDDLGQLLDALHTPGATPLPAESLNLSRLFLVGHSRGGALVLLKAAEDPRVAAVATWAAVADLHPRWPAEVLAQWQRDGVLYVPNTRTGQQLPMYYQIAEDFYKNRARLDLPALMPGLRQPVLLIHGDQDETVPLAAVHQLHAAQPRAEVFVVPGAGHMFGGAHPWAGPELPAPARLIAEQTARFFELKIKSDELKTGDVPPEHAEAA, from the coding sequence ATGCTCCGTACTGTCGAGTTCCTGCTCACCGGCCGCGCCCACGGCCGCCCGTTTGCCGCCGATGCCACCTGGCAGCCCACCGGCCACCCCCAGCCAGTAGTAGTGTTCGTGCACGGTTTCAAGGGGTTTAAGGATTGGGGGCACTTCGGCCTGCTGGCCCGCTTCTTCGCTGAAAAAGGCTTCGTCTTCGTCAAGCTCAACCTCTCGCACAACGGCGTGGTAGTGGGCGGCACCGGCGATTTGGAAGACCTGGAGGCGTTCGGCCGCAATAATTTCAGCCTGGAGCTCGACGACCTGGGCCAGCTGCTCGATGCGCTGCACACGCCCGGCGCCACGCCCCTACCCGCCGAGTCCCTCAACCTAAGCCGGCTTTTCCTGGTGGGCCACAGCCGGGGCGGCGCCCTGGTGCTGCTCAAAGCGGCCGAAGACCCGCGCGTGGCGGCCGTGGCTACCTGGGCGGCCGTGGCCGACCTGCACCCCCGCTGGCCCGCCGAAGTACTGGCCCAATGGCAGCGCGACGGCGTGCTCTACGTGCCCAACACCCGCACCGGCCAGCAGCTACCCATGTACTACCAGATTGCCGAGGATTTTTATAAAAACCGCGCCCGCCTCGACCTGCCGGCGCTCATGCCGGGCCTGCGCCAGCCAGTGCTGCTCATCCACGGCGACCAGGACGAAACCGTGCCCCTGGCGGCCGTGCACCAGCTACACGCCGCCCAGCCCCGCGCCGAGGTATTCGTGGTGCCCGGCGCCGGGCACATGTTCGGCGGGGCGCACCCCTGGGCGGGCCCGGAGCTTCCCGCCCCAGCCCGGCTTATTGCGGAGCAAACGGCAAGGTTTTTTGAATTGAAAATTAAAAGTGACGAATTAAAAACTGGGGATGTACCGCCGGAGCATGCCGAAGCTGCTTAG
- a CDS encoding polyprenyl synthetase family protein, which translates to MANPLDRIQAPIAAEMAEFEVKFRQSMQTRVLLLDKIMGYIVRRKGKQVRPMFVFLTARASSANPAGPLPEAVFRGAALIELLHTATLVHDDVVDESNYRRGFFSINALWKNKIAVLVGDYLLSRGLLLSLENDDFDLLKIVSNAVRELSEGELLQIEKARRLDITEEVYFDIIRQKTASLIASCTAVGAAAAGADKATIEKARLFGEKVGMAFQIKDDLFDYGTAEIGKPVGIDIKEKKMTLPLIYALQQASWLDKRRVIYNVKNNAGHRDRVQQVIDFVKQSGGLDYAIRTMERYRDEALAILREFPESEARNSLETLINYTIEREK; encoded by the coding sequence ATGGCAAATCCGCTCGACCGAATTCAAGCTCCTATCGCGGCCGAAATGGCCGAGTTTGAAGTAAAATTCCGGCAGTCGATGCAAACCAGGGTGCTGCTGCTCGATAAGATTATGGGCTACATCGTGCGCCGCAAAGGCAAGCAGGTGCGGCCCATGTTCGTGTTTCTGACGGCCCGCGCCAGCAGCGCCAACCCGGCCGGCCCGCTGCCCGAGGCCGTGTTTCGGGGCGCGGCGCTCATCGAGCTGCTGCACACGGCCACGCTGGTGCACGACGACGTAGTGGACGAGAGCAACTACCGGCGCGGCTTCTTCTCCATCAATGCCCTGTGGAAGAACAAGATAGCCGTGCTCGTGGGCGATTACCTGCTGAGTAGGGGCCTGCTGCTCTCGCTCGAAAACGACGACTTCGACCTGCTCAAGATTGTGAGCAACGCCGTGCGCGAGCTGAGCGAGGGCGAGCTGCTGCAAATTGAAAAAGCCCGCCGGCTGGATATTACAGAAGAGGTATATTTCGACATCATCCGCCAGAAAACGGCCTCGCTCATCGCCTCCTGCACGGCCGTGGGCGCGGCGGCGGCCGGCGCCGACAAGGCCACCATCGAAAAAGCCCGGCTCTTTGGCGAGAAAGTGGGCATGGCCTTCCAGATAAAGGACGACCTGTTTGACTACGGCACGGCCGAAATCGGCAAGCCGGTGGGCATCGACATCAAGGAGAAAAAGATGACGCTGCCGCTCATCTACGCCTTGCAGCAGGCCAGCTGGCTCGACAAGCGCCGCGTTATCTACAACGTGAAAAACAACGCCGGCCACCGCGACCGCGTGCAGCAGGTAATCGACTTCGTGAAGCAGTCGGGCGGCCTGGATTACGCCATCCGCACCATGGAGCGCTACCGCGATGAGGCGCTGGCCATCCTGCGCGAGTTCCCGGAATCAGAAGCCCGTAACTCGCTCGAAACGCTGATTAACTACACGATAGAGCGGGAGAAGTGA
- a CDS encoding peptidoglycan DD-metalloendopeptidase family protein, whose amino-acid sequence MMPDFTQLLARHRAAFAPLFPFSLRGPQVALLDFTAANPLLSHPERLRDTTVFDELVREMLAEQHATVGIGGYLENRVIYRRSPHFDAATEPRSLHLGIDVWVPAGTPVAAPLPAVVHSLADNNNFGDYGPTIILQHELEGIAFFSLYGHLTRTDLAGLRTGQALAAGAVFCHVGPHPENGDWPPHLHFQLMRDMQGRWGDFPGVAPPSEQEYWAALCPDPNVFI is encoded by the coding sequence ATGATGCCCGACTTTACCCAGCTGCTGGCCCGCCACCGCGCAGCGTTTGCGCCGCTGTTTCCGTTTTCGCTGCGCGGCCCTCAGGTAGCGCTGCTCGATTTTACGGCGGCCAACCCGCTCCTCTCCCACCCCGAGCGCCTGCGCGACACCACAGTCTTTGACGAGCTGGTGCGCGAGATGCTGGCCGAGCAGCACGCCACCGTGGGCATCGGCGGCTACCTCGAAAACCGGGTTATCTACCGTCGCAGCCCGCACTTCGACGCTGCTACCGAGCCGCGCTCGCTGCACCTAGGCATTGATGTGTGGGTGCCGGCCGGCACGCCCGTGGCCGCGCCGCTGCCCGCCGTGGTGCACAGCCTGGCCGACAACAACAACTTCGGCGATTATGGCCCGACTATCATTTTGCAGCACGAGCTGGAAGGCATCGCGTTTTTCAGCCTCTACGGCCACCTCACGCGCACCGATTTGGCCGGGCTGCGCACCGGGCAGGCACTAGCGGCCGGCGCAGTGTTTTGCCACGTGGGCCCGCACCCCGAAAACGGCGACTGGCCGCCGCACCTGCACTTTCAGCTGATGCGCGACATGCAGGGCCGCTGGGGTGACTTTCCGGGCGTGGCCCCGCCCAGCGAGCAGGAATACTGGGCCGCACTGTGCCCCGACCCCAACGTTTTTATTTAA
- a CDS encoding ferredoxin--NADP reductase: MSSYLTLTVVALTQETPDTVTIHLQRPDGQAVPSKPGQFLTLLVPCGPAGSRPERRAYSLSSTPAEAPRLSVTVKRVVGGLVSNFLLDNVKVGQQYEVMPPLGSFVVQPSPKAARSLVLIGAGSGITPLMSMLKAILATEPQSHVLLIYGNRNEETVIFKKQLAELEASSRGRLQVEHVYSQPLGPPAAHQHTGRLNRTTILRVLEQRHQFPAPQAEYYICGPEGLMTEAQAALELLGVPTSRVRRESFLAAADAAETGDAHGDSLAGTNDGQVVSRTVTVQYEGSDYVFEVPARQTILDAALDQDIDLPYSCQAGVCTACRGKCLSGKVHLDEREGLSDSELAKGYVLTCVAHPLTADVVIEIG, translated from the coding sequence ATGTCGTCGTACCTGACGCTCACCGTCGTCGCCCTCACCCAGGAAACCCCTGATACCGTTACCATTCATTTGCAGCGGCCCGATGGCCAGGCCGTACCCAGCAAGCCCGGCCAGTTCCTGACGCTGCTCGTGCCCTGCGGCCCGGCCGGCAGCCGGCCCGAGCGCCGCGCCTACTCGCTCAGTAGCACCCCGGCCGAAGCCCCGCGCCTGTCCGTCACGGTGAAGCGGGTAGTGGGCGGCCTGGTAAGCAACTTCCTGCTTGATAATGTGAAAGTAGGCCAGCAGTACGAGGTAATGCCGCCCCTCGGCAGCTTCGTGGTGCAGCCCAGTCCTAAAGCCGCCCGCTCGCTGGTGCTCATCGGGGCCGGCTCAGGCATTACGCCGCTGATGAGCATGCTCAAAGCCATTCTGGCCACAGAGCCGCAGAGCCACGTGCTGCTAATTTATGGCAACCGCAACGAGGAAACGGTTATCTTTAAAAAGCAGCTCGCTGAGCTTGAGGCCAGCAGCCGGGGCCGGCTGCAAGTCGAGCACGTGTACAGCCAGCCGCTGGGGCCGCCCGCCGCGCACCAGCACACCGGCCGCCTCAACCGCACCACTATTTTGCGGGTGCTGGAGCAGCGGCACCAGTTTCCGGCTCCGCAGGCCGAGTACTACATCTGCGGCCCCGAAGGCCTGATGACCGAAGCCCAGGCTGCCCTGGAGCTGCTGGGCGTGCCGACCAGCCGCGTGCGCCGCGAGAGCTTTCTGGCCGCTGCCGACGCGGCCGAAACCGGCGATGCGCACGGCGACTCCCTCGCCGGCACCAACGACGGCCAGGTGGTGAGCCGCACCGTAACGGTGCAGTACGAGGGCAGCGACTACGTGTTTGAGGTGCCCGCCAGGCAGACTATTCTGGATGCGGCCCTCGACCAGGATATCGACCTGCCGTACTCGTGCCAGGCCGGCGTATGCACGGCCTGCCGGGGCAAGTGCCTCAGCGGCAAGGTGCATCTCGACGAGCGCGAAGGCCTCTCCGACTCCGAGCTAGCTAAAGGCTATGTTCTCACCTGCGTAGCTCATCCGTTAACAGCCGATGTGGTAATCGAAATTGGCTGA
- the dut gene encoding dUTP diphosphatase — protein sequence MLIPVINSSRHPLPEYQTAHAAGLDLRADLPGGSLTLGPLERALVPTGLSLALPVGYEAQVRPRSGLAYKHGIGIVNSPGTIDADYRGEIKVLLVNLSNEPFAVHDGERIAQLVVARHETIAWQPTESLSQTARGAGGYGSTGK from the coding sequence CTGCTCATTCCCGTCATCAACTCTTCCCGGCATCCGCTGCCGGAATACCAAACGGCGCACGCCGCCGGCCTCGACCTGCGCGCCGACCTGCCAGGTGGCTCCCTCACGCTGGGCCCGCTGGAGCGGGCACTGGTGCCGACCGGCCTAAGCCTGGCGCTGCCCGTCGGCTACGAGGCGCAGGTGCGGCCGCGCAGCGGCCTGGCCTACAAGCACGGTATCGGCATTGTCAACAGCCCCGGCACCATCGACGCCGACTACCGGGGCGAGATAAAAGTGCTGTTGGTAAACTTGTCCAACGAGCCTTTTGCCGTGCACGATGGCGAGCGCATTGCCCAGCTGGTAGTGGCCCGCCACGAAACAATAGCGTGGCAGCCTACCGAAAGCCTGAGCCAGACCGCCCGCGGCGCGGGGGGCTACGGCAGTACCGGCAAGTAA
- a CDS encoding acyltransferase family protein — MQAVSLSTKPHYPILDGLRGVAALVVVAFHLCEAHATSHLDQLINHGYLAVDFFFLLSGFVIGYAYDDRWGRLRVGGFFKRRLVRLQPMVVMGMVIGAGFYYFQAGSLWPAIGPTPGWLVLLVLLLGCLLVPVPPALDIRGWHETYPLNGPGWSLLFEYIANVLYATLVRRFSNAALAGLVALAAGLLLHLALTTPQGDVVGGWSLEPEQLHIGFARLLYPFFAGLLLFRLARLRRIANAFGWSSLLVVGVLAMPRIGSPAHPWQNGLYDALSILLVFPGIIFLGASGAVRSAPAKRLCRFLGDISYPIYITHYPLIYTYTAWVAAHKIPLRTGWPVAALVFVAAVILAYGCLKFYDEPVREWLKKRCW; from the coding sequence ATGCAGGCTGTCTCGCTATCAACCAAGCCCCATTACCCCATCCTCGACGGCCTGCGGGGCGTGGCGGCCCTGGTGGTCGTGGCCTTTCACCTGTGCGAGGCCCACGCCACCAGTCACCTCGACCAGCTTATCAACCACGGCTACCTGGCGGTGGATTTCTTCTTTCTGCTGTCGGGCTTCGTGATTGGCTACGCCTACGACGACCGGTGGGGCCGCCTCCGGGTGGGCGGCTTCTTCAAGCGGCGGCTGGTGCGCCTGCAGCCGATGGTAGTAATGGGGATGGTAATCGGGGCAGGGTTTTATTATTTCCAGGCGGGCAGCCTGTGGCCCGCCATCGGCCCGACGCCGGGGTGGCTGGTGCTACTCGTGCTGCTGCTGGGCTGCTTGCTGGTGCCGGTGCCGCCCGCCCTCGACATTCGGGGCTGGCACGAAACCTATCCGCTCAACGGGCCGGGCTGGTCGCTGTTATTTGAGTATATAGCCAACGTCTTGTACGCCACGCTCGTGCGCCGCTTCTCTAACGCGGCCCTGGCCGGGCTGGTGGCGCTGGCGGCGGGACTGCTGCTGCACCTGGCGCTCACCACCCCCCAGGGCGACGTTGTGGGCGGCTGGTCGCTGGAGCCGGAGCAGCTGCACATCGGCTTCGCCCGCCTGCTGTACCCGTTTTTTGCGGGGCTGCTGCTGTTTCGGCTGGCCCGGCTGCGTCGCATTGCCAATGCCTTTGGGTGGAGCAGCCTCCTGGTGGTAGGAGTGCTGGCCATGCCCCGCATCGGCAGCCCCGCGCACCCGTGGCAAAATGGGCTCTACGATGCGCTCAGTATCCTGCTCGTTTTCCCCGGTATTATCTTCCTGGGAGCCAGCGGGGCGGTGCGCTCGGCCCCGGCCAAGCGGCTGTGCCGCTTCCTGGGCGATATTTCGTACCCGATTTACATCACGCACTATCCGCTCATCTACACCTACACGGCCTGGGTCGCGGCGCACAAAATTCCCTTGCGCACCGGCTGGCCCGTGGCGGCGCTGGTGTTTGTGGCCGCCGTGATTCTGGCTTATGGTTGCTTGAAATTTTACGATGAGCCGGTGCGGGAGTGGTTGAAAAAAAGGTGTTGGTGA
- a CDS encoding DUF3828 domain-containing protein produces the protein MKAKFLIVLIIVGFIFQANYSLVQAQSTVYDKQILTMLKEFYTAYITESSKSPAINNLDKIFALQKKSCTVGLSNKINAQLKSGQLEADPFLQAQDIDISWLKTLSFMKDLRRQNGYIVSYFDSEANEKVVIHLTVIRQDGKFKISDYK, from the coding sequence ATGAAAGCTAAGTTTCTCATTGTCTTGATAATAGTTGGCTTTATATTTCAAGCCAATTATAGCCTTGTTCAGGCACAGAGCACCGTTTATGATAAGCAGATACTCACTATGTTAAAAGAATTTTATACAGCTTATATAACAGAATCATCAAAATCGCCTGCCATTAACAACTTAGATAAGATTTTTGCTCTTCAGAAAAAATCTTGTACTGTTGGTCTTTCGAATAAAATAAACGCTCAATTGAAGAGCGGGCAATTAGAAGCTGACCCTTTTTTGCAAGCTCAAGATATTGATATTTCGTGGCTTAAGACTTTGTCTTTTATGAAAGATTTAAGGAGACAAAATGGGTATATTGTCTCTTATTTTGATTCTGAAGCGAATGAAAAGGTTGTCATACATCTGACTGTAATTAGGCAAGATGGAAAGTTTAAAATATCGGATTATAAATAG
- a CDS encoding leucine-rich repeat domain-containing protein, which yields MKIKSEMSFFEKVSLYFATNYTDINLVLHKPQKVQRLSVQFWEGDTNSYADDFIRFKNLKELNIQTGLNHPSFLPSQIGELKKLKKLSILNVPFKEFPTWIQNLVELEYLSIRGCELTEIPRFIGRLRNLKELRVENCELDSIPKELSLLDKVKYLSLADTKITYFPLENLPPNIKSLGLGGPIFGYTVDELCRLKKALPHVRIWSIIDTDCN from the coding sequence ATGAAGATTAAAAGCGAAATGTCTTTTTTCGAAAAGGTATCCTTGTATTTTGCAACAAATTATACTGATATTAATTTGGTATTACATAAACCTCAAAAGGTACAGCGCTTATCTGTTCAATTTTGGGAGGGAGATACTAATAGCTATGCAGACGATTTTATCAGATTTAAAAACTTAAAAGAATTAAATATACAAACGGGTTTAAATCATCCGTCATTTCTGCCGAGCCAGATAGGGGAGCTTAAGAAGCTTAAGAAATTAAGCATCTTAAATGTGCCATTTAAAGAGTTTCCAACCTGGATACAAAATTTAGTTGAGCTAGAGTACCTAAGTATTAGAGGTTGTGAGCTAACTGAAATACCAAGATTTATCGGGCGTTTACGTAATCTGAAAGAGCTAAGAGTTGAAAACTGTGAATTGGATTCTATTCCTAAAGAGTTAAGCTTATTAGATAAAGTGAAATATTTGTCATTGGCAGATACCAAAATAACTTACTTCCCTTTAGAGAATTTGCCGCCGAATATTAAATCACTCGGCTTAGGCGGACCGATTTTTGGTTATACAGTAGATGAATTGTGCAGATTAAAGAAAGCATTGCCACACGTAAGAATTTGGTCAATTATCGATACTGATTGTAATTAA
- a CDS encoding IS630 family transposase — protein MKALRREFVEAIQHEDVTRFKFVDETSVNLTYTRRYGRAPGGQRVDAAVPLHNGPNVTVVAALSAQGMEAVMELEGAVNTASFAVYLEQVLGPGLQPGDVVVLDNLPVHKAQGLAEVVEARGARLLYLPPYSPDFTPIELAFSKLKTHLRTAAARTRQALTSAWQAALTWITAEDAQNWFDHCGYHVP, from the coding sequence GTGAAGGCGCTGCGCCGGGAGTTTGTGGAAGCTATTCAACACGAAGACGTTACCCGTTTCAAGTTCGTGGATGAGACGAGTGTCAATCTGACCTATACCCGCCGCTATGGCCGCGCCCCAGGCGGACAGCGGGTGGACGCGGCCGTACCCTTGCACAACGGCCCCAACGTGACAGTGGTAGCGGCCCTCTCGGCCCAGGGCATGGAGGCGGTCATGGAACTGGAGGGCGCCGTGAACACGGCCAGCTTTGCCGTGTACCTGGAGCAGGTGCTCGGGCCGGGCTTGCAGCCGGGCGACGTAGTCGTACTGGATAATCTGCCGGTGCATAAGGCGCAGGGGCTGGCCGAGGTGGTGGAAGCCCGCGGCGCGCGGCTGCTGTACCTACCCCCGTACTCGCCGGATTTTACGCCCATCGAATTGGCCTTCAGCAAGCTCAAAACCCACTTGCGCACCGCCGCCGCCCGCACCCGCCAGGCCCTGACAAGCGCCTGGCAAGCGGCGCTGACCTGGATTACGGCCGAGGATGCGCAAAACTGGTTTGACCATTGTGGCTATCACGTACCCTGA
- the fabD gene encoding ACP S-malonyltransferase yields the protein MARELFEQSEAARALLTQANDILGFNLTKLLFEGSEEDLRRTDVTQPAVFVHSVAQFVARPNWQPAMVAGHSLGEFSALVAAGVLTFADALPLVARRAQAMQAACEEQPGTMAAILGLADEAVERGCQDVAAGGDVVVAANYNCPGQLVISGSVAGVTKACEVLKAAGAKRALLLPVGGAFHSPLMQSAQAALAEAIERTSFQAARCPVYQNVDAAPHRDPAAIKTNLLAQLTAPVRWTQSVQAMFRDGATHFVECGPGKVLQGLVKKIEPAATAGSAA from the coding sequence ATGGCCCGCGAGCTGTTCGAGCAGAGCGAGGCCGCCCGCGCCCTGCTCACGCAGGCCAACGATATCCTGGGCTTCAACCTCACCAAGCTTCTATTTGAGGGCAGCGAAGAAGATTTGCGCCGCACGGATGTGACGCAGCCGGCCGTGTTTGTGCATTCGGTGGCGCAGTTCGTGGCCCGGCCCAACTGGCAGCCCGCGATGGTGGCCGGCCACTCGCTGGGCGAGTTTTCGGCGCTGGTGGCGGCCGGGGTGCTCACCTTCGCCGACGCGCTGCCGCTGGTGGCGCGCCGCGCCCAGGCCATGCAGGCCGCCTGCGAAGAGCAGCCCGGCACGATGGCCGCCATCCTGGGCCTGGCCGATGAGGCCGTGGAGCGGGGCTGCCAGGACGTAGCGGCCGGCGGCGACGTCGTGGTAGCCGCCAACTACAACTGCCCCGGCCAGCTCGTTATCTCGGGCTCGGTGGCGGGCGTTACCAAAGCCTGCGAGGTGCTGAAAGCCGCCGGCGCCAAGCGCGCCCTGCTGCTGCCGGTGGGTGGGGCCTTCCACTCGCCGCTGATGCAGTCGGCCCAGGCCGCGCTGGCCGAGGCTATCGAGCGCACCAGCTTCCAGGCGGCCCGCTGCCCCGTGTACCAGAACGTGGACGCGGCTCCGCACCGTGACCCGGCCGCAATCAAGACCAACCTGCTGGCCCAGCTCACTGCCCCCGTTCGTTGGACGCAGAGCGTGCAGGCCATGTTCCGCGACGGCGCCACGCACTTCGTGGAATGCGGCCCCGGCAAGGTGTTGCAGGGCCTGGTCAAGAAAATCGAGCCTGCCGCCACGGCCGGCTCGGCCGCGTAG
- a CDS encoding M3 family oligoendopeptidase gives MVFSELDTPATSLATDTARPPRHYLPEDFRVTDWAALEPFFQELQHRALADAAALERWLLDRSELESVLSEDLAWRYIRMTCDTQDEASAEAFQFFVQEVEPQTAPYDHALNEKLLASPYLPELDQARYGVFLRSVRRASEIYREDNIVLKTEISTKQQQYAATVGAMTVTLDGEELTLPRAADRLKSLSRPVREQAWRAIQARRMQDSKPLDQLFTELVTLRHQVALNAGFSNFRDYMFAALGRFDYTAEDCFDFHSAIGATVVPLINEFDEARRQELKLPALRPWDLDVDPSGKPPLHPFQTGAELLDKTITVFQRLDPFLGDCLRTMRQMGHLDLESRKGKAPGGYNYPLDETGVPFIFMNATSSLRDVVTMLHEGGHAVHSFLTRRLPLSADKHPPSEVAELASMSMELMSMDHWDVFFQDPAELRRAKKTHLESVLETFPWVATIDKFQHWVYENPTHTEAQRHQRWTEIFQNFNQRTVSWSGLEHFRPYLWQKQLHLYEVPFYYIEYAMAQLGAIAMWRNFRQDPAAALAGYQRALALGYTVPIGEVYAAAGIRFDFSTSYLRQLADFVREEMAAL, from the coding sequence ATGGTGTTTTCTGAGCTTGATACCCCGGCTACTTCGCTGGCCACTGATACTGCCCGCCCCCCGCGCCATTACTTGCCCGAAGATTTTCGCGTAACTGACTGGGCTGCGCTGGAGCCGTTTTTTCAGGAGCTGCAGCACCGTGCCCTAGCTGATGCCGCCGCTCTGGAGCGCTGGCTGCTCGACCGCTCCGAGCTGGAGTCGGTGCTGAGCGAGGACCTGGCCTGGCGCTACATCCGCATGACCTGCGACACCCAGGACGAAGCCAGCGCTGAGGCCTTTCAGTTTTTTGTGCAGGAAGTCGAGCCCCAGACTGCCCCGTACGACCACGCGCTCAATGAAAAGCTGCTCGCCAGTCCTTATCTGCCCGAGCTCGACCAAGCTCGCTACGGAGTATTTCTGCGCTCGGTGCGCCGGGCGTCGGAAATATACAGAGAAGATAATATTGTTCTTAAAACCGAGATTTCGACCAAGCAGCAGCAGTACGCCGCCACGGTAGGGGCCATGACCGTAACCCTCGACGGCGAGGAGCTAACCCTGCCCCGCGCCGCCGACCGCCTCAAAAGCCTCAGCCGCCCGGTGCGCGAGCAGGCCTGGCGCGCCATTCAGGCCCGCCGTATGCAGGATAGCAAGCCGCTTGACCAGCTCTTTACCGAGCTGGTGACCTTGCGGCACCAGGTGGCGCTCAACGCCGGCTTCAGCAACTTCCGCGACTATATGTTTGCGGCTCTGGGGCGCTTCGACTACACGGCGGAGGATTGCTTTGACTTCCACTCGGCCATCGGGGCTACGGTAGTGCCGCTCATCAACGAGTTTGACGAGGCGCGGCGGCAGGAGCTTAAGCTCCCAGCCCTGCGCCCCTGGGATCTCGACGTGGACCCCAGCGGCAAGCCGCCGCTGCACCCCTTCCAGACCGGGGCCGAGCTGCTGGACAAGACCATCACGGTTTTTCAGCGGCTCGACCCTTTTCTGGGCGATTGCCTGCGCACCATGCGCCAGATGGGCCACCTCGACCTCGAAAGCCGCAAGGGTAAAGCGCCCGGCGGCTACAACTACCCGCTCGACGAAACCGGCGTGCCGTTCATCTTTATGAACGCTACTTCGTCGCTGCGCGACGTGGTGACGATGCTGCACGAAGGCGGGCACGCCGTGCATTCATTTCTGACGCGCCGCCTGCCGCTCTCCGCCGATAAGCACCCGCCGAGTGAAGTAGCTGAGCTGGCCTCTATGAGCATGGAGCTGATGAGCATGGACCACTGGGACGTGTTTTTTCAGGACCCCGCCGAGCTGCGCCGGGCCAAGAAAACCCATCTCGAAAGTGTGCTCGAAACCTTTCCGTGGGTAGCTACTATCGACAAGTTTCAGCATTGGGTGTACGAAAACCCGACGCATACCGAGGCGCAGCGCCACCAGCGCTGGACCGAGATTTTCCAGAATTTCAACCAGCGCACCGTGAGCTGGAGCGGCCTGGAACATTTTCGGCCCTATCTGTGGCAGAAGCAGCTGCACCTCTATGAAGTGCCTTTTTACTATATAGAATATGCAATGGCCCAACTCGGAGCTATTGCTATGTGGCGCAATTTCCGGCAAGACCCTGCTGCCGCGCTGGCCGGCTACCAGCGGGCTCTGGCCCTGGGCTACACCGTGCCCATTGGCGAGGTATATGCCGCCGCCGGCATTCGCTTCGATTTCAGCACCAGCTACCTGCGCCAGCTGGCTGATTTCGTGCGTGAGGAAATGGCAGCCTTATAA